A stretch of Rhododendron vialii isolate Sample 1 chromosome 4a, ASM3025357v1 DNA encodes these proteins:
- the LOC131321686 gene encoding uncharacterized protein LOC131321686 translates to MSHSHLSLLFATHFTIWFLSSTPLVFSLKQPFHPIDILPILPRQASWPILNSLSRSPIDILPTFVGNVSSPDNTLEWKGTCFQDNSAWMEFHNKSGNQFGGGTLHLKVSNAHSWTCMDLYVFATPYRVTWDYYFLGREHTLEFDEWDGKAEYEYVKHKGVSIFLMQAGMLGTLQALWDVFPLFTNTGWGENSNIGFLNNHMGASFSERPEPWVTNISVADIHSGDFLAISKIRGRWGGFETLEKWVTGAYAGHSAVCLRDSEGNLWVAESGHEDEEGQDIIAVLPWDEWWNFELTKDDSNPHIALLPLHPNIRAKFDETAAWEYARSMLGKPYGYHNLIFSWIDTTDGNYPPPLDANVVASVMTVWNHVQPEYAANMWNEALNKRLGTQGLDLPEILVETERRGSSFGALLAIPEQDNWVYSDGKSTSCVVFILEMYKEAGLFAPIASSIQVTEFTIKDAYSLKLFENDSSRLPKWCNNGDSVKLPFCQIKGKYRMELPGYNSMNPYPHMNEKCPSLPPKYSRPKGC, encoded by the exons ATGTCccattctcatctctctctcctcttcgcAACCCATTTCACCATCTGGTTTCTATCATCTACGCCACTCGTATTCTCCCTCAAACAACCGTTCCATCCAATCGACATACTACCCATATTGCCCAGACAAGCCTCATGGCCCATCCTCAACTCCCTCAGCCGCAGTCCAATCGACATTTTGCCCACTTTTGTGGGCAATGTTTCTTCCCCGGACAACACCTTGGAGTGGAAAGGAACTTGCTTTCAAGACAACTCGGCTTGGATGGAGTTTCACAACAAAAGTGGCAACCAATTTGGTGGGGGCACTCTTCACCTCAAG gtTAGCAATGCTCATAGTTGGACATGTATGGATCTTTATGTCTTTGCAACTCCATATCGTGTGACATGGGACTACTATTTTTTGGGACGCGAACATACCCTTGAGTTCGACGAATGGGATGGGAAAGCTGAGTATGAATAT GTAAAACATAAGGGCGTTTCAATTTTTCTCATGCAAGCTGGAATGCTTGGAACCCTTCAAGCACTGTGGGATGTCTTCCCTTTATTCACAAACACCGGATGGGGTGAAAACTCAAACATTGGGTTCTTGAATAATCACATGGGTGCTTCCTTTTCAGAACGTCCTGAGCCATGGGTTACAAACATTAGTGTAGCTGATATTCACTCCGGAGATTTCCTTGCAATATCAAAAATACGGGGGCGATGGGGAGGCTTTGAGACTCTAGAGAAGTGGGTCACAGGAGCTTACGCTGGTCATTCTGCTGTTTGCTTAAGGGATTCTGAAGGAAATCTATGGGTTGCAGAATCTGGACATGAAGATGAGGAG GGACAAGATATCATTGCTGTTTTGCCATGGGATGAGTGGTGGAACTTTGAGCTCACTAAAGATGATTCCAATCCACATATTGCATTGCTTCCTTTGCATCCTAACATCCGGGCCAAGTTTGATGAGACAGCTGCTTGGGAATATGCACGAAGCATGCTGGGCAAGCCTTATGGTTATCATAACTTGATATTTAGTTGGATAGACACCACTGACGGGAACTATCCGCCTCCGTTGGATGCTAATGTG GTTGCTTCTGTTATGACTGTTTGGAACCACGTACAACCTGAATATGCTGCCAACATGTGGAATGAAGCCTTGAACAAGCGACTTGGAACTCAG GGCCTCGACCTTCCTGAAATTCTTGTTGAAACTGAAAGGCGTGGGTCATCTTTTGGTGCACTTTTGGCAATTCCTGAGCAGGATAATTGGGTATACAGTGATGggaaatcaacatcatgcgttGTTTTCATTCTGGAAATGTACAAGGAAGCAGGGTTGTTTGCTCCAATTGCAAGCTCCATTCAGGTGACGGAGTTCACG ATAAAAGATGCTTACAGTCTCAAGTTATTTGAGAATGATTCAAGCCGCCTGCCGAAGTGGTGCAATAACGGAGACTCTGTGAAGCTACCTTTTTGCCAAATTAAAGGAAAGTACCGAATGGAACTACCCGGATACAATAGCATGAACCCATATCCCCATATGAATGAAAAATGCCCGTCTCTGCCTCCAAAATACTCCAGGCCTAAGGGTTGCTGA
- the LOC131321689 gene encoding vacuolar protein sorting-associated protein 22 homolog 1 — protein MRRRPGIGGLQTAAAARDQYRLLGENVAKLKMDLMKEQLATFRSQLEDFARKHKNDIRKNPAFRSQFHEMCAKVGVDPLASNKGFWAELLGIGDFYYELGVQIVDICLATRPHNGGLINLEELCRLLNQRRKSAREAVTEDDCLRAISKLKVLGNGFEVISVGKRKLVRSVPTELNKDHNEILELAQAQGFVTVEEVARRLSWSSGRATDALETLLDEGLAMIDDGHRDGQRRYWFPCVSSIASFVGNETV, from the exons ATGAGGCGAAGACCAGGAATTGGCGGTTTACAAACCGCTGCCGCCGCTAGG GATCAGTATCGATTGCTTGGGGAAAATGTTGCTAAGTTGAAAATGGATCTTATGAAAGAACAGCTAGCCACTTTTCGGTCTCAGTTGGAAGACTTTGCTCGCAAACACAAG AATGACATTCGCAAGAACCCTGCATTCAGATCACAGTTTCATGAGATGTGCGCAAAAGTTGGGGTAGATCCCCTAGCCTCAAATAAGGGTTTCTGGGCAGAGCTGTTAGGGATTGGCGACTTCTACTATGAGCTAG GAGTGCAAATTGTTGATATTTGCTTGGCTACTAGACCTCATAATGGGGGTTTGATCAACTTGGAGGAGCTGTGTAGATTACTTAATCAGAGACGAAAGAGTGCTCGCGAAGCTGTGACTGAGGATGATTGCTTGCGTGCAATTAGTAAGCTCAAG GTATTAGGCAATGGTTTTGAGGTGATTTCTGTTGGAAAGAGAAAGCTTGTGCGGTCTGTTCCGACCGAGTTAAATAAAGACCACAATGAAATTTTAGAGCTGGCCCAG GCTCAAGGTTTTGTGACGGTTGAAGAAGTAGCGAGAAGGCTGTCATGGTCCTCTGGTCGTGCCACCGATGCCCTTGAAACGTTACTAGAT GAAGGTCTTGCTATGATTGATGACGGCCACAGAGATGGCCAACGTCGGTATTGGTTCCCTTGTGTATCTTCTATCGCCTCTTTCGTTGGAAATGAGACTGTTTAA